The Pantanalinema sp. genome contains the following window.
GGCCCTTGCCGCATGATCGCGCCGGTCCTCGAAGAGATGGCCAGCGAGCACCAGGACAAGCTCAAGATCGTCAAGATCGACATCGATGCCAACGGCCAGACCGCTCAGCAGTACGGCGTCATGAGCATCCCGACCATGATCCTCTTCAAGAACGGCGAAGCCGCCGAGCGCGTGGTGGGCTTCATGCCCAAGGCCCAGCTCGAGTCCAAGATCATGGGCAAGCTCTAGACCAGAGCCCCCTCGAAAGCGCCCCCGGCGGAGTGACCCGCCGGGGGCGCTTCATGTCTCCGGGGTGGAGTACCGACGGGCCTTCTCCCAGGTCACGGCCTGGCGCCCGGTCCAGAACCGCCACGCCCCCGCCAGCGCCGCCACGTTCACGAACACGAAGTAGAAGGGCAGGTAGTGCCAGCGCGCGCGCCGCGAACCCCGCTGCGCCAGGGCACCGTAGGCCGCAAGCAGGTAGAAGCCCCCCTGCAGCCAGAACAGCATCCGGTAGGGCCCGGGCCCCTGCCACGCCAGCACCACGTTGGCCCCGAAGGCGACGGGCAGCAAGAAGGGGACCAGGATCCACCGCAAGAGGCGGTGCGAGACGTACTGGATGGTCAAGAGCGGGCGCGAGGGCCACAGCAGGCCCCGCAACAGGAAAGCCGCCTGCCATCCACCCGCCACGATGCGGGCCTTGCGCTTGAACTCGTCCGAAATCGAGCCCGAGGCCGCCTCGATCGCGTAGGCATCCGGCTCGTAGACCACCCTGAAGCCCTGCTGCAAGAGGCGCATGGAGAGAACGAAGTCCTCCAGGATCGTGTCGGGCGGCAGAGGCTCGTAGCAGGCACGCCGAAAGGCGA
Protein-coding sequences here:
- the trxA gene encoding thioredoxin, translated to MSKPVPVTDAEFKKEVLEADKPVLVDFWATWCGPCRMIAPVLEEMASEHQDKLKIVKIDIDANGQTAQQYGVMSIPTMILFKNGEAAERVVGFMPKAQLESKIMGKL